AACTAGTACAAACCCTGACCAGTACCCAGCAAATGGACTCCCACAACACCATGGACGCCTGGACACTGGCAAAAAAACGCGCCAACGCCTACCTGAAACTGCATGGCTTGCTCGACTACGAACGGGAACGCCTGCTCGCGCGCATCACATTCCGGCTAGCGCAGACCAACATTTTTAGCGAGCAGGAACTGATCCAGCTATACATCAGCACGGCCAGAGAAGAACTGGCCTTGCTGCAAAACGGGCGTGATCCCTCCTGCTGCCAATGCAAAAAGCCCACCGGGGCGGCACAAGCTGTTGAAGATGACGCATCTGGCAAGCCTGAGCTGCGCACCCAAACCGGGCCACGGTTTGAACGCAGCAGCATCCGGGTTGCGCCCTTGCAGGCCATTTCCCTGCTGCCATCACGTCAACGTTCTGTGCGCCATTCCCACTAAATGCACACAGACAGCGGGCAGCGCCCCTGGCAAACGCTTGCCACCCGGCGTCGGGCAGCCTTTTTTGCCGGTATTGGCCTGCTGACAGCATTGGCAACTTTCTGGCTGGGCGCAAACCTGCCAGCGGGGCTGCCATTCGCTTGGCAGGCGCTGGTTGTTATCCCTTTCGCCATCCTGTTTTTCTGGCTGGCGCTGGGTTTCATGACGGCGCTGGCGGGTTTGTGGGTACTGAATTTCGGCGGCATCAACCGCGTTGCCAGCGCACCTTCCGCCCCCCTACCCCAGTTGCAATCAACGGAAACCACCGCGATCCTGCTGCCGATCTACAACGAAGACATCGCCTACGTCTATGCCGGCTTGCAGGCCATCTACCAATCACTGGAACAAACCGGACACTTGCAACATTTCGAGTTTTACATCCTGTCGGACTCGGATGACGCCAGTAACTGGCTGCGCGAGGAAGCCGCCTGGACAGCCCTATGCGAGGCAGTCGGCAGCACTGACCGCATTCACTACCGCCGCCGCAAGCACCGTACCAAGAAGAAAAGCGGCAACGTGATGGATTTCTGCCGTCGCTGGGGCAAACGCCACCCCTATATGGTGGTGCTGGACGCCGACAGCCTGATGACTGGCGATACGCTGGTACGGCTGGTCGACGCCATGGAGCGCAACGAGCGCGTCGGCCTGATCCAGACCCCGCTATACACGGTCGGGCTGAATACCCTGTATGCACGTGGCCAGCAATTCGTCAACCGCCTGTACGGGCCGGTGTTCTTCGCCGGGCTGCACTGGTGGTGGCTGGGTGAAAGCCAGTACTGGGGGCATAACGTCATCATCCGCACCCAGGCTTTCATGGCGCATTGCCACCTGCCCAAGCTGGAAGAAAGCGGCAAGCTGGGTGGGGAAATCCTCAGCCACGATTTTGTGGAAGCGGCCCTGCTCAACCGTGCAGGCTGGGAAACCTGGCTGGCCTATGATCTGGAAGGCAGTTTCGAGCGCCCGCCACCGACCCTGACCGATGCACTCAAGCGCGACCGCCGCTGGTGCCAGGGTAACCTGCAACACTGGCGCATCATCTGGTCGCATGGCATTCCCCAGCTGCACCGTTTCCTGCTGCTGGGCGGCATCATGTCGTATGTCAGCTCCCCCATCTGGCTGGGTTGGCTGCTGGTGCTGACTGCCATTGCCGTGTCTTACCCGCACCTGACGCTGATTCCACTGACACCAGGCAATAGCGCCTTGCTGGTCATGACCGTTATCCTGCTGTTTTTCTACAAGACATTCGGGCTAGTGCAGGCGGCACGCAAACATTCCACCCAACAATTTGGCGGGACACTTGCCCTGAGCGCCAGCGTGATCACCGAAACCCTGCTTTCCATGGTGACGGCTCCGGTACGGATGATGTATTACAGCCAATTCGTCATTCAAGTATTGCGCGGCAAAAAGGCCGTGTGGGGAACCCAGCAACGTACCGGCGGCGGTCTGGAATGGCACGATGCGGCGCAGGAATATGGCTGGGT
The sequence above is drawn from the Thiothrix nivea DSM 5205 genome and encodes:
- the mdoH gene encoding glucans biosynthesis glucosyltransferase MdoH, which encodes MHTDSGQRPWQTLATRRRAAFFAGIGLLTALATFWLGANLPAGLPFAWQALVVIPFAILFFWLALGFMTALAGLWVLNFGGINRVASAPSAPLPQLQSTETTAILLPIYNEDIAYVYAGLQAIYQSLEQTGHLQHFEFYILSDSDDASNWLREEAAWTALCEAVGSTDRIHYRRRKHRTKKKSGNVMDFCRRWGKRHPYMVVLDADSLMTGDTLVRLVDAMERNERVGLIQTPLYTVGLNTLYARGQQFVNRLYGPVFFAGLHWWWLGESQYWGHNVIIRTQAFMAHCHLPKLEESGKLGGEILSHDFVEAALLNRAGWETWLAYDLEGSFERPPPTLTDALKRDRRWCQGNLQHWRIIWSHGIPQLHRFLLLGGIMSYVSSPIWLGWLLVLTAIAVSYPHLTLIPLTPGNSALLVMTVILLFFYKTFGLVQAARKHSTQQFGGTLALSASVITETLLSMVTAPVRMMYYSQFVIQVLRGKKAVWGTQQRTGGGLEWHDAAQEYGWVSLIGLAWGGLLLAVNPMTFLWMSPVLAGLVLAVPLAMLTSLQTSVQNPLFRTPDEAEPDFILQAFEENHARMQSTPCMSTRDLFTRVIVDPLAFRQHMTYIPQRSNVPEGTRHQREDLVRRLLEQGPVSISNSERLVILEDADMLCQLHAQVWQLPETQFHEHWMSKL